A window of Cohnella herbarum contains these coding sequences:
- a CDS encoding stalk domain-containing protein, whose amino-acid sequence MKKISEQQGKRGFIALTVAAMLAAAPLAGPVTQHASAASNSNYKIIDQAIAVEGVKTSLSALNTDNTTYIAIRSLNKHVGLTTDWNKAKQTVTVTGRDRELVLNLKDGSAMLNEQQNYGLPAIVQNNTTYVPFRFLLERMGYGVSFDTATKLIGVEAIKENDLKISTAALKEVGDKKSLIIHYPQISGYANADVQKKINDLLKSEAETNAAAARDSLNEALGDGDDSLPDVSFDGTYTITYNEQGKLSLYVDYYIYTGGAHGSTARVPYTFDLTTGELLKLKDVTEGNAKYVSIINDKIKSQIKARGLGLISPFETIEPDRDFFLKHNGVVIYFGQYEYTPYAAGMPEFEITYGELK is encoded by the coding sequence ATGAAGAAGATATCGGAGCAACAGGGAAAACGAGGATTCATCGCGCTTACGGTCGCGGCAATGCTGGCGGCGGCTCCACTAGCCGGACCGGTTACGCAACATGCGAGCGCGGCTTCGAATAGCAATTATAAAATCATCGATCAAGCGATCGCTGTCGAAGGAGTTAAGACAAGCTTGTCCGCGTTAAACACGGACAATACGACCTATATTGCCATACGCAGCTTAAACAAACACGTCGGGTTGACGACGGACTGGAACAAGGCGAAGCAAACGGTAACGGTGACCGGCCGCGATAGGGAACTCGTGCTTAACCTGAAAGATGGGAGCGCGATGCTGAACGAGCAACAAAATTACGGTTTGCCGGCGATCGTGCAGAACAACACGACCTATGTTCCTTTTCGTTTCTTGTTAGAGCGGATGGGATACGGGGTGTCTTTCGATACGGCAACGAAGTTGATCGGGGTAGAAGCGATCAAGGAGAACGACCTCAAGATCTCGACGGCAGCCCTTAAGGAAGTCGGCGACAAGAAATCGCTGATCATCCATTACCCGCAAATCTCGGGCTACGCGAACGCGGACGTTCAGAAGAAAATCAATGACTTGTTGAAATCCGAAGCGGAAACGAATGCCGCCGCTGCCCGGGATTCGCTGAATGAAGCGCTGGGAGACGGGGATGATTCCCTTCCGGATGTTTCCTTTGACGGAACCTACACGATCACGTATAACGAGCAAGGGAAACTCAGCTTGTATGTAGACTATTATATCTACACGGGAGGCGCTCATGGTTCGACCGCCCGCGTGCCCTATACGTTCGATCTGACGACGGGCGAGTTGTTGAAGCTGAAGGACGTTACGGAGGGCAATGCCAAGTACGTGTCGATCATCAACGATAAAATCAAGAGTCAGATCAAAGCGCGCGGGCTTGGATTGATTAGCCCTTTCGAGACGATCGAACCGGACAGAGACTTTTTCCTGAAACATAACGGCGTCGTTATCTATTTCGGGCAGTACGAGTATACGCCGTATGCGGCGGGGATGCCGGAGTTCGAGATTACGTACGGGGAGCTCAAATAA
- a CDS encoding PHP domain-containing protein — protein MKVDMHFHLEEGPYSLRWLSRTMQALIATDASASSRNGAGHTLDWAEELSSKLDLRMQQGCFSEEWLDRYLVTGRSRGISAFGVVDHLYRFRECRSYYEKHMLLDDSPIGRLQEAWLDQVCVASLDEFVAFIAKAKKTRPDLLLGIEADFFEGGEEELGRLLAGVDWDHVIGSVHFIDGWGFDNPETQSRFEDLSPMETYGRYFGLLRQACRSGLFDIIAHPDNLKVFGFRPAIEKELLPYYREMAEEMVLAGVATEINTGLAYRYPVAEACPSPLFLSVLAERDVPITLSSDSHFPDDIGMLLDEARTLAIGAGYKELTVFEGRRARGIPIGK, from the coding sequence ATGAAGGTTGATATGCATTTTCACCTGGAAGAAGGACCCTATTCGTTGCGCTGGCTTTCGCGTACGATGCAAGCTTTGATCGCTACGGATGCGAGCGCGTCTTCACGGAATGGGGCAGGCCATACTCTGGATTGGGCGGAGGAACTGTCCTCGAAGCTCGATCTCCGCATGCAGCAAGGCTGTTTCAGTGAGGAATGGCTGGATCGCTATCTGGTAACGGGGCGTTCGCGAGGGATTAGCGCGTTCGGGGTCGTCGATCATCTCTATCGGTTTCGCGAATGTCGAAGCTATTATGAGAAACACATGCTTCTGGACGACAGTCCCATTGGGCGGCTTCAAGAGGCTTGGCTCGATCAGGTGTGCGTCGCCTCGTTGGATGAGTTCGTAGCCTTTATCGCGAAGGCAAAGAAAACCCGTCCCGATCTCCTGCTCGGAATAGAGGCGGACTTCTTCGAAGGCGGAGAAGAGGAGCTCGGACGGCTGCTTGCGGGGGTTGACTGGGATCATGTTATCGGCTCGGTTCATTTTATTGACGGTTGGGGCTTCGATAATCCGGAAACGCAGTCGCGTTTCGAAGATTTAAGCCCGATGGAGACTTATGGACGGTATTTCGGACTCCTGCGGCAAGCTTGCCGCTCCGGGTTGTTCGATATTATTGCCCATCCCGACAATCTCAAAGTATTCGGCTTTCGTCCTGCGATCGAGAAAGAGCTGTTACCCTACTACCGCGAAATGGCGGAAGAGATGGTTCTCGCGGGCGTAGCAACGGAGATCAATACCGGTCTAGCCTACCGTTACCCGGTCGCGGAGGCTTGTCCGAGTCCGCTGTTCCTGTCCGTTCTGGCGGAGCGCGACGTTCCGATAACGCTCTCCTCCGACTCCCACTTTCCCGATGATATCGGGATGCTGTTGGATGAAGCGCGCACGTTGGCCATCGGAGCTGGCTATAAGGAACTGACCGTGTTCGAAGGGCGACGGGCCCGCGGAATTCCTATCGGCAAATAA
- a CDS encoding sporulation protein Cse60 — MIQVKEFLDTDMSLAEKRVNEFLAELADDQVINICYGSINKVTPTKLSEQRSAILVVYRK, encoded by the coding sequence ATGATACAAGTAAAAGAATTTTTAGATACCGACATGTCTCTTGCGGAGAAAAGGGTAAATGAATTTCTTGCGGAACTCGCCGACGATCAAGTCATTAATATTTGTTACGGATCGATCAACAAAGTGACGCCGACTAAATTAAGCGAGCAAAGAAGCGCGATATTGGTCGTCTATAGGAAATAG
- a CDS encoding peptidylprolyl isomerase, which translates to MKSAKIRFTVSLLTIIALLAIVTGCGGKEKNQTDASATGNGAASTQEASPMSEVDTSGDNPIVTIEMDSGKIIKVELYPKVAPNTVNNFVSLVNKGFYDGTIFHRIIPGFMIQGGDPDGTGMGGPDYSIAGEFTQNGFENKLKHTAGVLSMARAQNPDSAGSQFFLMVADSPHLDGAYAAFGKVTEGMDVVNEIVALPRNSNDRPNTPPVMKKVTVDTRGAAVPEPEIIK; encoded by the coding sequence TTGAAATCCGCAAAAATTCGATTTACCGTCTCGCTGCTTACGATCATTGCGTTATTGGCTATCGTAACGGGATGCGGCGGCAAGGAAAAAAATCAAACCGATGCATCGGCCACAGGTAACGGCGCGGCATCCACACAGGAGGCTTCCCCAATGAGCGAAGTAGACACATCCGGCGACAACCCGATCGTCACCATTGAAATGGACAGCGGCAAAATCATCAAAGTCGAGCTTTACCCTAAAGTAGCGCCGAATACGGTAAACAACTTTGTCTCCCTCGTGAACAAAGGCTTCTACGACGGCACGATCTTCCATCGGATCATCCCCGGCTTCATGATTCAGGGCGGCGACCCTGACGGTACGGGAATGGGCGGACCCGACTACTCGATCGCCGGAGAATTCACGCAAAACGGCTTCGAGAACAAGCTGAAACATACGGCCGGCGTTCTCTCCATGGCGCGCGCGCAAAATCCGGACAGCGCCGGATCGCAGTTCTTCTTGATGGTCGCGGACTCTCCGCATCTAGACGGAGCCTATGCCGCTTTCGGCAAAGTTACCGAGGGTATGGATGTCGTGAACGAGATCGTAGCGCTGCCTAGAAACTCCAACGATCGCCCGAACACGCCTCCGGTCATGAAGAAAGTGACCGTGGATACCCGCGGCGCCGCCGTTCCGGAACCGGAAATCATTAAGTAA
- a CDS encoding TetR/AcrR family transcriptional regulator, with amino-acid sequence MLTKQEQRSEETKRSILLAAGRLFAGRGYDVVTMREIAKEAGCSHTTIYIYFKDKEALLQHLSLPPLQTLASRMDALLGSSGVPEEKLKNVSLAFIEFCLANRNMYGLFFNVKSVRVDEQAPELEINKVRNRLFGKLTEALQTCLRLEREDERLLMCSRIYFFTLHGIVSTYTFSEESVDQLMGRLTPTFLAAFEVQLDGLKAMISSNKNGVERG; translated from the coding sequence GTGTTAACCAAACAGGAACAACGTTCGGAAGAGACGAAAAGAAGCATTCTGCTCGCCGCGGGACGATTATTTGCCGGCAGAGGCTACGATGTCGTAACGATGCGCGAAATTGCTAAGGAGGCAGGTTGTTCTCATACGACCATTTATATTTACTTTAAAGACAAGGAGGCGTTGCTCCAACATCTTTCGCTTCCGCCGCTTCAAACGCTGGCGAGCCGAATGGATGCCTTGTTGGGGAGTAGCGGCGTTCCGGAGGAGAAATTGAAGAACGTTAGTCTGGCGTTCATTGAATTCTGCCTGGCCAATCGCAATATGTATGGCCTATTCTTCAACGTGAAGTCGGTTCGCGTGGATGAGCAAGCTCCCGAACTCGAAATAAACAAAGTGCGGAATAGGTTGTTCGGAAAACTAACGGAGGCGCTGCAAACTTGTTTGCGGCTTGAACGGGAGGACGAACGGTTGTTGATGTGCAGCCGGATCTATTTCTTTACTTTGCATGGAATCGTATCGACCTATACGTTCTCCGAAGAATCGGTCGATCAGTTGATGGGAAGATTGACGCCGACTTTCCTGGCTGCTTTCGAGGTTCAACTGGACGGATTAAAAGCTATGATAAGTTCAAACAAAAACGGGGTGGAGAGGGGTTAA
- a CDS encoding DNA-methyltransferase yields MSDNDKQRAGRNRTITLNDSEKIKYGARLTRLTAKAAPEEIINRTIHQNLFEALDYLPDAFVDLLFVDPPYNLTKSFNGKTFNQMNQRQYTEWLDEWFSRIVRILKPHATVYICGDWRSSHSIFEVASKYLNVINRITWEREKGRGALSNWKNASEDIWHCTKSSDYKFYVERVKVKRKVIAPYRTEEGAPKDWEDDSDGKFRLTHPSNLWTDLTVPFWSMPENTDHPTQKPEKLLAKIILASSDENDVVFDPFSGAGTTSVVAKKLNRRYVGIEIDETYCCLTEKRLETAEQDPSIQGYSEGVFWERNTLREQGKSAKPDRQVDTRN; encoded by the coding sequence GTGTCTGACAATGATAAGCAAAGAGCCGGAAGAAACCGGACGATCACGCTGAACGATTCCGAGAAAATAAAGTACGGCGCTCGACTGACCCGGTTGACCGCGAAGGCGGCACCGGAAGAAATCATTAACCGCACGATCCACCAAAACCTATTCGAAGCGCTCGACTATTTGCCGGATGCGTTCGTCGACCTCCTGTTCGTCGATCCTCCTTACAACTTAACCAAATCCTTTAACGGGAAAACCTTTAACCAAATGAATCAACGACAATATACGGAATGGCTTGACGAGTGGTTCTCGCGTATCGTCCGGATCTTGAAACCCCATGCTACGGTCTATATTTGCGGCGATTGGCGTTCAAGCCACTCGATTTTCGAAGTCGCATCCAAGTATTTGAACGTCATCAACCGCATTACCTGGGAACGGGAAAAAGGCCGGGGCGCGTTATCCAACTGGAAAAATGCCTCGGAGGACATTTGGCACTGCACGAAATCAAGCGACTATAAGTTCTACGTAGAGCGCGTGAAGGTCAAGAGAAAGGTAATCGCCCCCTATCGCACGGAAGAAGGCGCGCCGAAAGATTGGGAGGACGATTCCGACGGCAAATTCCGACTCACGCATCCGTCCAATCTGTGGACGGATTTGACGGTCCCCTTCTGGTCGATGCCGGAGAATACCGACCATCCGACGCAGAAGCCGGAGAAGCTGCTCGCGAAGATTATTCTGGCAAGCTCGGACGAGAACGACGTCGTATTCGATCCTTTCAGCGGAGCGGGAACGACCTCGGTCGTCGCGAAGAAGTTAAACAGGCGATACGTGGGCATCGAGATCGACGAAACTTACTGCTGCCTTACCGAGAAGAGGCTGGAAACGGCCGAGCAAGACCCTTCGATCCAAGGTTATTCGGAAGGGGTGTTCTGGGAACGGAATACGCTGCGAGAGCAAGGCAAGTCGGCCAAGCCGGACAGGCAGGTTGACACTCGTAACTGA
- a CDS encoding Rpn family recombination-promoting nuclease/putative transposase, which yields MQHDLNNPLHRWLLFLDEKITEQQLEELVTMDSTIKTAEERLQRLSCDEETLRLYEAREEAFIEYNSAMSAARRAGIREGIEIGEQKGIQQGKRDGRIEGKQEIARNMFAIGLDIETIMKLTGLTIEELNKLK from the coding sequence ATGCAGCATGATCTGAATAATCCGTTACACCGATGGTTATTGTTTCTGGACGAGAAGATCACAGAACAACAATTAGAGGAGTTGGTTACTATGGATTCCACGATTAAAACAGCTGAGGAACGCCTGCAACGGCTAAGTTGCGATGAGGAAACGCTTCGTTTGTATGAAGCTCGAGAAGAAGCGTTCATCGAATACAATAGCGCGATGTCAGCCGCGAGAAGAGCGGGAATCAGAGAAGGAATTGAAATCGGCGAGCAAAAGGGTATTCAGCAAGGTAAGCGAGATGGAAGGATTGAAGGGAAACAAGAGATCGCAAGAAACATGTTCGCGATCGGATTGGACATCGAGACAATAATGAAGCTCACCGGTCTTACGATTGAAGAATTAAACAAACTCAAATAA
- a CDS encoding permease produces MFAGHFGLAAGIRAKAPEVPLWALMLATQLLDVAFVPLLLTGAETLEGEPGSGYGDWIIHADYTHSLLGALMIAGLAGMLAIRWWGVRAGRMIGAVTFSHWLLDLIVHRADMPLLPGNIGDLPLLGLGAWKIEGLSVALELILIAVGLTLYTRSVMKSSGGGRKKASYVSSAVLGTLLVLSLITDVTGIF; encoded by the coding sequence ATGTTCGCAGGACATTTCGGATTAGCGGCGGGAATTCGGGCGAAGGCTCCGGAAGTACCGCTCTGGGCGCTTATGCTCGCGACTCAATTATTGGATGTGGCGTTTGTTCCCTTGTTGCTGACGGGGGCCGAAACGTTGGAGGGTGAGCCTGGCAGCGGTTATGGAGATTGGATCATTCATGCGGATTACACGCATTCCTTACTGGGAGCGTTAATGATTGCAGGGTTGGCGGGCATGTTGGCGATAAGATGGTGGGGTGTTAGGGCAGGGCGCATGATAGGGGCGGTAACCTTTAGTCATTGGCTGCTGGATCTAATCGTTCACCGCGCGGATATGCCGCTATTGCCGGGTAACATCGGAGATCTTCCGTTGCTCGGATTGGGCGCTTGGAAGATTGAAGGCTTATCCGTTGCCTTGGAGTTAATCCTAATCGCGGTAGGTCTTACCCTGTATACGCGATCTGTCATGAAGTCATCGGGTGGCGGCAGGAAAAAGGCATCCTACGTTTCTTCGGCAGTCCTTGGAACACTGCTCGTTTTATCTCTGATTACGGACGTTACGGGAATATTTTAA